The Limnochordia bacterium genome includes a region encoding these proteins:
- a CDS encoding LamG domain-containing protein: protein MRYIGWLNMLLVTVILLTVGVLAAPSDDFVVLYYSFDEIVDGRVMDQSGNGINGMVCGTVNSVQGVRGLAGQFVGKSFVDLSGFPSALIPKDEISIMAWIKVSPGETREIFNTQSSDETWVFHPEVRADGKYRWLVRTSNMQTIFDMQVGEVTWDSWVHFSAVYSATEGYGALYINGEEVFRQQVAKGIDMIQDWGKGARIGLTINDGRPFGGTMDDFIIWNKALQADEIRCVMENGVELGAN from the coding sequence ATGCGCTATATTGGGTGGCTGAACATGTTGTTGGTGACTGTTATTCTTCTTACAGTAGGTGTCTTAGCAGCACCGTCGGACGATTTCGTTGTATTGTATTACAGCTTTGATGAAATCGTCGATGGCCGAGTGATGGACCAGTCAGGAAATGGTATTAACGGTATGGTTTGTGGTACAGTTAACTCCGTACAAGGAGTGAGGGGCTTAGCTGGACAGTTTGTGGGTAAGAGTTTTGTGGACCTTTCAGGGTTTCCATCGGCATTGATTCCAAAGGATGAGATCTCTATTATGGCATGGATCAAGGTCTCGCCGGGAGAAACACGGGAAATATTCAATACTCAGAGTTCTGATGAGACGTGGGTCTTCCATCCAGAAGTTAGAGCAGATGGGAAGTACCGCTGGCTAGTGCGGACAAGCAACATGCAGACTATTTTTGACATGCAAGTTGGAGAGGTTACATGGGACAGTTGGGTTCACTTTTCAGCAGTATACAGTGCTACCGAAGGATATGGCGCCCTATATATCAACGGCGAAGAAGTATTCAGACAACAGGTAGCAAAAGGGATAGATATGATTCAAGATTGGGGTAAGGGTGCGCGAATTGGACTTACCATTAATGACGGACGTCCCTTCGGAGGCACTATGGACGATTTCATTATTTGGAATAAGGCATTACAAGCTGATGAGATTCGGTGTGTGATGGAGAATGGAGTCGAACTAGGAGCAAACTAA